TGCGGCACCCACCACGATGGCGACGAGCGCGCGCAGCCCCCAGAGGCGGTAGACGGCGCCGCCGGTGGACGCACGCTGGCGGGAGGAAGTCCTGGTCTTGGCCATGTCAGGCTGCCCTTCTCATGCGGACGGCAAACGCGCCATCCGTGCCGTGGCGATGTGGCAGGACGCGGAGTCGTCCCTGGTCGATGACGCTGTCCGATACCACGCCGATGGGTGGTGGTTCCACGGTGAACTCCGGGTGCGCAGCGAGAAAGGCGTCCACCGGTTCGTCGTTCTCCTCGGGTTCGAGCGAGCAGGTGCTGTAGATGAGCAACCCGCCCGGCCGCACGACGGTCGCGGCCGCGGCCAGAATACGGCGTTGCAGCGCCCCCAGCACGGCAAAATCGGAGACTTGGAGACGCCAGCGGGCATCGGGATGACGCCGGAAGGTGCCGGTGCCGGTGCAGGGCACGTCCACCAGCACGGCGTCCACCGCGGTGATGGCCGGACACGTGGCATCGGCAATCAGCGGAACCAGGCGGGAGACGGGCGTGGTGTCCGTCGCTGTAGGCGGCGCCACTGGGGCAGCTGGTGCGGCCAGGTCGGCGGTCAGTCGTGCGAACCCCGCGCGCATGCGTGTCACGCGCGCGGGGTTGCGGTCGGCCGCCACCACGAGTCGCGCCCGACGTGCGAGTTCGAGGGCCTTGCTGCCCGGCGCCGCACAGAGGTCCGCCACCACGCTGTGTTCAGGCACATGGGCGTATCGGGCCACGAGGGTCGCGGCCGGATCCTGCACGTAGAACTGTCCGCGCCGGAAGGTCTCGAGTTCGGTGAGGGCCACCGGGCCGGTGATCTCGAGCGAGTCGGGCACCAGCGCCACGGCGCGGGTGGTCACGTCCGATTGGGCGAGCCGATGCGCGAGTGCATCGGCGTCGATGCCATGCGGACGCACGACGACCGGTGCAGGCGCATTGTCGAGCGCGAGCAGTGCACCCGTTTCTTCGAGCCCCCACCGTTCCACCCAGCGCGCCACCACCCACGCGGGGTGTGAATACCGCAGGGCGAGTGCTTCGACGGGATCGGCGGGTGGTGTGGGGTCGATGTGCGCGCGTTCACGATCGACACGGCGGAGCACCGCATTCACCAGCTTGCCCGCCCCCTGACCGTGACGGCGCTTCACCGCCTCCACCGACTGTCCGATGGCGGCGTAGGGCGGCACACTGTCCATCGACAGCAACTGATGGGTGCCCAGGCGCAGTACATCGAGCACTCCGTCATCGAGCACACCGAGCCCGCCGCGGATGCGTGATGCGAGCATGGCATCGAGACGATCGCGATGACGCAGCACGCCCCAGACCAGCTCCTGCACCCATCGCCGGTCGCGGGCGTCGAGCGAAGCGGTGCGCCGCTCGAAGCTGGCGTCGAGCAACTGTCCGGCGCGCAGGTCGGCGAGCACGCCGGCGGCGGCAATGCGCGACGGGGTGACGATCACGCGGGATCCGCGGTCGCGGATGCCGACGCAGCGACGACAGGCAGCGCGAACTGATCGCCGATGCTCACGCCACGGCCACGCGCCCAGGCCAACGCGGTCATGCGCGGCTTGCCGCTGGGCTGCACATCGAGCACACGCACGGCGCCCACGCCGCACCGCACGATCATGCCACCGGCGACGCCGTCGGCTTCCACGCTGCGCACGGTGCCCGGCGGACTCTCGCGGGTGGGATCGTCGAGCGCTGCATCACTGCCATCGCCCACGACACGGGCGCTGAAGCACTTGACCGACGTGTCCCGCAACATGGCCCAGGCGCCGGGACGCGGATCGAACGCCCGCACCACCCGTTGCACCTGCCGGGCCGGTGCACGGAAATCGATCTGCGCGGTGGCCCGATCGATCTTGGCGGCATAGGTGGCGAGGGATTCTTCCTGCGGTAGCGCGTGCGAAACGCCGGCATCGATCATGGCCAGCGCCTGCACGATGGCCAGCGCGCCATGTTCGGCGAGCGCATCGTGCAATTCGCCGTAGGTCATGTCGTCGTCGATGGGCATGCGCAGCACATGCAGCATGTCTCCCGCGTCGAGCGCGGGCACCATCTGCATGATGGTCACGCCGGTCTCCGGCATCCCTTCCAGAATGGCGGCCTGGATGGGCGCCGCACCGCGCAGCGCCGGCAGCAGCGACGCGTGAATGTTCAGCGTGCCGTGTGGCGGCAGATTGATGACGTTTTTGGGCAGAATGTGACCATAAGCCACCACCACCGAGATGTCGGGTGCGAGGGCGCGCATCTCGGCCAGGAACGCCTCACCGCGTGGCCTGTCGGGTTGCAGCACCGGCAACCCTTCCTCGAGCGCCACCTGTTTGACCGGCGACGGATCGAGTTGCGATCGCGACCGCCCGCGCGGGCGATCGGGTTGCGTGACCACGCCCACGACATCGTGGCCCTCGCCCAGCAGGGCACGCAGGGGTGGCACGGCGAAGTCGGGCGTGCCCCAGAAGAGAATGCGCATGGGGCGTCGCCCGCTCAGCGTTCCGGCGGGAGATCACCCACCGGCAGCACACGCAGCAGCTTGGGATACTTGGTCTTTTCCTGTTCCCAGTCGCGCATGGCGGCGCGCTTCTTGAGCAGACTCAGTCGATCGGTGAACAGCTTGCCGTGCAGGTGATCGATTTCATGCTGCAGGCATCGACCCAGCAGATTGGCCGCGTCGACTTCGAACCAGTTCAGATCGATGTCCTGCGCGCGCACGATCACCCGGGCCGGCCGGTCCACGTCGGCGTACACCTCGGGGATGGAGAGGCAACCTTCCTCTCCACGCTCGAGTCCTTCACGGAGCACGATCTCCGGATTGATGATCACGAGGCGCACGTCGTCGGCATCGACCACGGCCAAGCGCTCCGTGCGGCCCACCTGAGGCGCGGCCAGTCCGACGCCCTTGGCGGCTTCCATCGTGTCGAACATGTTGTCGACGAGACGGCGCAGTTCGGGCGTGACCTGTTCCACCCGCTCCGTCTCCTGTCGGAGAATGGGCGAGCCGAGGACGTGAATATCGAGCAGCGACACGGTGTCTCCGGGCGTGGACCTTACGCGGCCGACGTGGGGCTGCCCACGCGCGCGATGCGGCCACGTTCGATGATCAGGCGCGACTCACCCGACTTGATGGTGATGCGGTCTTCCATGGTGGCCGCGCCATCCTTGCCCTGCGACGCAATGTGCACGACTTCACCGACGATACCGCCGGCGGTCACGATCTCGTCGCCCTTCTTGAGCGTGCGCACGACTTCGTCGTGTTTCTTGCGCTGCCGCTGCTGCGGGCGGATGAGCACAAAATAGAAGATCGCGAAAATCGCGCCGTACATGAAAATCATCTGCGGGATCGCCGTGGTGGGCGAGGCCTGCAGCAGAGCGAAGCTGGCGATGACGGGTGCGGTCATGAGACGGAGGAGCGGGAGTGATAACGGGCGAGCCAGTCACGGCTCCAGCCCGCGAAGGTGCCGGCCAGGACGGCGTCCCGGGCCTCGCGCATCAGCGCAACGAGGAAATGTACATTGTGGAGGCTCAGGAGGCGGAGTCCAAGGATCTCCTCGGCCACGAACAGATGGCGAATGTAGCCTTTGGAAAACCGGGTGCACGCCACGCAGCCGCAGTCGGAGTCCAGCGGGGTGGTGTCCAGACGCCAGGCGGCGTTCTTGATGCTGCGCCGGCCGGTGGTGGTGAAAAACGCGCCGGTGCGACCCATGCGGGTGGGCGCCACGCAGTCGAACAGGTCGACCCCACGTGCCACCCCCTCCACCAGGTCCTCCGGAAAACCCACGCCCATGAGATACCGGGGACGGTCGCGGGGCAGCACCCCGTTGACCACGTCCAGCATGGCATACATGTCCGGCTTGGTTTCCCCCACCGACAGCCCGCCGATGCCGTAACCCACCCAGTCGCCCACGTCCTGAATGGCCCGGGCGGACGCCTGCCGCAGATCGGCATGAATGCCGCCCTGCACGATGGGGAACAGCGCCTGCACCGGTGTGGGGGCCAGCGTGTCCTCGGCCTGCAATTGCCCGAACGCGGTGCGGCAGCGCACCAGCCAGCGCACGCTGCGTTCCATGGCTTCCCGCGCCAGCTCGTGCGGTGACTGTCCGGGCACCACGTGGTCGAACTGCATGATCACGTCGGCGCCGAGATTGCGCTCGATGCGCATCACCGACTCCGGCGTGAACTGCTGCAGGGAGCCATCGAGATGACTGCGGAATTCCACGCCCTCCTCGGCGATGGTGCGCAATCCCTCGAGGGAAAACACCTGGAATCCCCCCGAATCCGTGAGCATCGGACCATCCCACTGCATGAACCGATGCAACCCGCCGAACGTGCGCACGGTTTCGTCGCCCGGCCGCAGGCGCAGGTGATAGGCATTCGCCAGCACCATGGTTGCTCCGAGCCGGTGCAGATCATCGGGGTCGAGCGCCTTCACGGACGCCAGCGTGCCCACCGGCATGAATTGTGGTGTCTGCACGGGTCCATGCGGTGTCGAGAACACACCCGCCCGCGCCTCCCCATCTGTGCCGTGTACGGCAAACCCGAACCCACTCACGACCCACCACCCGCCACCCGGCCGTTCACCCCCGAACCCGAAACGCCCAACCCGTCACTCACAGCACCACCATCGCATCCCCGTAACTGTAGAACCGGTACTCGCTCGCCACGGCCTCGCGGTAGGCCTGCATCGTCAGGTCGTACCCCGCGAACGCGGCCACGAGCATGATCAGCGTGGAGCGGGGCAGATGGAAGTTGGTGAGCAGATGATCGACCCCACGAAAGCGATAGGGCGGCCGCAGGAAGATGTTGGTTTCGCCGAGGTAGGGATGCACGACGCCGTGCACATCGGAGGCGGTCTCGATGGTGCGCACGCAGGTGGTGCCCACGGCCCAGATGCGTCCGCCGCGGGCGCGGGTGTCGTTGAGACGCTGGGCGGCGTCGGCGGTGACTTCGCACCACTCCTCGTGCATGACGTGCTTGGATGGATCGTCGTCGCTGACCGGTCGGAACGTTCCCGCGCCGACGTGCAGCAGCACGTTCACGCGCCCGACCCCCCGCGCGTCCAGCGCGGCCAGCAGTTCGTCGGTGAAGTGCAGTCCCGCCGTGGGGGCGGCCACCGATCCGGCCTGCCGCGCGTAGATCGTCTGGTAGCGCTGCACGTCGGTTTCCGTGTCGGCGCGTTCGATGTACGGTGGCAGCGGAATGTGCCCGTGCTGTTCGATCGCGTCGGTGACCGACGCAAAATCGGGCGCGTGCAGCTGCACGATGCGTGTGCGGCGCGGCGTGGTGTCGACGATCTCCACCGTGAAGCCGGGCGCGATGGTGACGATACGACCGGGGCGCAGTTTGCCGCCGGGGTGGATCATGGCTTCGTAGTGCGCATCGCGCACATGACGCAGCAGCAGGATCTCCGCCGGTCCCCCACTCTCCCGATGTCCGAGCAGGCGCGCCCGGAACACCTTGGTGGTGTTGAGCACGATGGTGTCGCCGGGAGGGATCAACGCGAGGATGTCGCGGAAATGCCGGTGCGTACGCGTTCCCGTGGCGCGATCGACCACGAGCAGACGACTCGCATCACGCGGCTCGACGGGCTGCTGCGCGATGCGCTCCTCGGGGAGGTCGTAGTCGTAGTCGGCGGTGCGATCCCCGACGGGACGACCGGGTTCCGCGGGCGGAAGGTCGATGTCGGACTCGGGCACGCCGCGCAGATCGGGCGGAACGGTCATGGGAGCCCTGAAAGACAACAGATCCACGCTCCGCGCGCAACGGCGGCGGGCTCGGAGCATATCATCATACTCATATCGATGGTCCGATTCCGGGCCGCGGGTGGAAGCCGCGTGGGTTCGGCGGTTTCAGCCGGGGAACAATCCCGGCTGCTCGGGACTGCCCACGGGGGGCACGAAGCCCAGATGCCGATAGGCGTGCGCGGTGGCCACGCGTCCGCGCGGCGTGCGTTGCAGGAAGCCGTGCTGCACGAGGAACGGTTCGTACACCTCCTCGATGGTGCCCGGATCCTCGCCGATGGCCGCGCCGATGGTGGCGAGACCCACCGGACCGCCATCGAATTTTTCGATGATGGTGCGCAGCAGACGGGTATCCATGTCGTCGAGACCAAAATGGTCCACGTCGAGCAGCGCGAGCGCCGCTTCGGCCACGGCCCGCGTGATGCGGCCGTCGGCGCGCACTTCGGCGTAGTCGCGCACACGACGCAGCAGCCGATTGGCCACACGCGGTGTGCCACGCGACCGGCGTGCGATCTCCCCGGCACCTTCCGCGTCCATCTCCACCCGCAGCACCTCGCCAGTGCGCCGGACGATCACTTCGAGCTCCTCCACGGGATAGAACCCGAGCTGGTGCACGATGCCGAACCGGGCGCGCAACGGCGCCGTGAGCATGCCCAGACGGGTCGTGGCGCCCACGAGCGTGAAGCGCTCGAGTCCCACCTGCACGGTCTGGGCGTTGGGGCCTTCGGAGAGACGGATGTCGATGTGGAAGTCCTCCATGGCCGGATAGAGGAACTCCTCGATGACCGGCCGGAGGCGATGGATCTCGTCGATGAAGAGAATGTCGCCTTCCCGGAGATTCGTGAGCGGCGTGACGAGGTCCTTGGGCTTTTCCAGGGCCGGCCCGGAGGTCACCGTGAGGTTCACGCCCAGCTCCCGGGCGATCAGATCGGCCAGGGTGGTTTTCCCCAGCCCCGGCGGCCCGAAGAAAAGCAGATGGTCGAGCGGCTCCCGGCGGGCCCGGGCCGCGTCGAGGGCGATCCCGAGGCTCTCCTTCACCCTGGCCTGACCGATGAACTCGGCCAGACGCTGGGGGCGCAGCGACAATTCGACGACGCTTTCCTCGGAAAGCACTTCCGGTGTAGTAATCTCCGCGCGACTCATGGCCGGAAGATACCGCAGCGCGGCCGGCCGCGACTGCGTATTTTGAGACATTCCCGTCCTGCCAGCGAGCCAGCCCCTATGCATCGTCGTCCCAGCGCCCTGCTTTCCCTGACCGGCATTGCCGCCCTCGTGGTGGCGTCGTCGGCATTCACGACCCCGCCCGGTCCGGACCGGCCGACGCCGGCCAAGGCGGCCACCGCGGTCACGCCGGCGAAGGC
The window above is part of the Gemmatimonas aurantiaca genome. Proteins encoded here:
- the queA gene encoding tRNA preQ1(34) S-adenosylmethionine ribosyltransferase-isomerase QueA gives rise to the protein MTVPPDLRGVPESDIDLPPAEPGRPVGDRTADYDYDLPEERIAQQPVEPRDASRLLVVDRATGTRTHRHFRDILALIPPGDTIVLNTTKVFRARLLGHRESGGPAEILLLRHVRDAHYEAMIHPGGKLRPGRIVTIAPGFTVEIVDTTPRRTRIVQLHAPDFASVTDAIEQHGHIPLPPYIERADTETDVQRYQTIYARQAGSVAAPTAGLHFTDELLAALDARGVGRVNVLLHVGAGTFRPVSDDDPSKHVMHEEWCEVTADAAQRLNDTRARGGRIWAVGTTCVRTIETASDVHGVVHPYLGETNIFLRPPYRFRGVDHLLTNFHLPRSTLIMLVAAFAGYDLTMQAYREAVASEYRFYSYGDAMVVL
- the ruvB gene encoding Holliday junction branch migration DNA helicase RuvB — translated: MSRAEITTPEVLSEESVVELSLRPQRLAEFIGQARVKESLGIALDAARARREPLDHLLFFGPPGLGKTTLADLIARELGVNLTVTSGPALEKPKDLVTPLTNLREGDILFIDEIHRLRPVIEEFLYPAMEDFHIDIRLSEGPNAQTVQVGLERFTLVGATTRLGMLTAPLRARFGIVHQLGFYPVEELEVIVRRTGEVLRVEMDAEGAGEIARRSRGTPRVANRLLRRVRDYAEVRADGRITRAVAEAALALLDVDHFGLDDMDTRLLRTIIEKFDGGPVGLATIGAAIGEDPGTIEEVYEPFLVQHGFLQRTPRGRVATAHAYRHLGFVPPVGSPEQPGLFPG
- the tgt gene encoding tRNA guanosine(34) transglycosylase Tgt, yielding MSGFGFAVHGTDGEARAGVFSTPHGPVQTPQFMPVGTLASVKALDPDDLHRLGATMVLANAYHLRLRPGDETVRTFGGLHRFMQWDGPMLTDSGGFQVFSLEGLRTIAEEGVEFRSHLDGSLQQFTPESVMRIERNLGADVIMQFDHVVPGQSPHELAREAMERSVRWLVRCRTAFGQLQAEDTLAPTPVQALFPIVQGGIHADLRQASARAIQDVGDWVGYGIGGLSVGETKPDMYAMLDVVNGVLPRDRPRYLMGVGFPEDLVEGVARGVDLFDCVAPTRMGRTGAFFTTTGRRSIKNAAWRLDTTPLDSDCGCVACTRFSKGYIRHLFVAEEILGLRLLSLHNVHFLVALMREARDAVLAGTFAGWSRDWLARYHSRSSVS
- a CDS encoding transcription antitermination factor NusB codes for the protein MIVTPSRIAAAGVLADLRAGQLLDASFERRTASLDARDRRWVQELVWGVLRHRDRLDAMLASRIRGGLGVLDDGVLDVLRLGTHQLLSMDSVPPYAAIGQSVEAVKRRHGQGAGKLVNAVLRRVDRERAHIDPTPPADPVEALALRYSHPAWVVARWVERWGLEETGALLALDNAPAPVVVRPHGIDADALAHRLAQSDVTTRAVALVPDSLEITGPVALTELETFRRGQFYVQDPAATLVARYAHVPEHSVVADLCAAPGSKALELARRARLVVAADRNPARVTRMRAGFARLTADLAAPAAPVAPPTATDTTPVSRLVPLIADATCPAITAVDAVLVDVPCTGTGTFRRHPDARWRLQVSDFAVLGALQRRILAAAATVVRPGGLLIYSTCSLEPEENDEPVDAFLAAHPEFTVEPPPIGVVSDSVIDQGRLRVLPHRHGTDGAFAVRMRRAA
- the fmt gene encoding methionyl-tRNA formyltransferase; its protein translation is MRILFWGTPDFAVPPLRALLGEGHDVVGVVTQPDRPRGRSRSQLDPSPVKQVALEEGLPVLQPDRPRGEAFLAEMRALAPDISVVVAYGHILPKNVINLPPHGTLNIHASLLPALRGAAPIQAAILEGMPETGVTIMQMVPALDAGDMLHVLRMPIDDDMTYGELHDALAEHGALAIVQALAMIDAGVSHALPQEESLATYAAKIDRATAQIDFRAPARQVQRVVRAFDPRPGAWAMLRDTSVKCFSARVVGDGSDAALDDPTRESPPGTVRSVEADGVAGGMIVRCGVGAVRVLDVQPSGKPRMTALAWARGRGVSIGDQFALPVVAASASATADPA
- the def gene encoding peptide deformylase, which gives rise to MSLLDIHVLGSPILRQETERVEQVTPELRRLVDNMFDTMEAAKGVGLAAPQVGRTERLAVVDADDVRLVIINPEIVLREGLERGEEGCLSIPEVYADVDRPARVIVRAQDIDLNWFEVDAANLLGRCLQHEIDHLHGKLFTDRLSLLKKRAAMRDWEQEKTKYPKLLRVLPVGDLPPER
- the yajC gene encoding preprotein translocase subunit YajC, whose protein sequence is MTAPVIASFALLQASPTTAIPQMIFMYGAIFAIFYFVLIRPQQRQRKKHDEVVRTLKKGDEIVTAGGIVGEVVHIASQGKDGAATMEDRITIKSGESRLIIERGRIARVGSPTSAA